The DNA sequence aaaactttttgttttacaatcaaagaattaataaaatgtGTATCAAAAACCAAATAACGTTTATTTCAAAACGAAAAGTATCAAATTAGATTTTGTGGATCAGTGAATTATCATCTCAACTTGAGCACAATAAATCTATAATTTCCAAACCCTGgtagttattattatatgagAAAAAAGGAGATGAGATTAACCTGATTTACACTAATTACTTACGTGAGGTTAAACGACAACTGCATCTGTCGTTAACTCTTCTTTTTTTGCCAAAATTGAAAATACCTCTGTACGCGCTGCATCTTCATACATCAAGTAAATCAGTTTTTGTTTCTCTTTGTAACATTATCATCTAAAAAGGTCCTTCACCAATTTCAGGATGTCACCAACAATCTCTCCATGAACAGATGCCATCGGTAAAGTGGTGGTATCAGCTTTCTCTCCAACATCAGAATTATTTCCCttccaaaaaatttgaaaacatatatgCCAAACTCATGGCTATCACCGCAAGCTCTtcaatttttgttaatttttattggAGTGCATATAAGCCTGaactattataattttaatatacatgaTTTCCCCGCCTGAGCTGTTGTGTGTATTGTATCAATTCATTCAATATAATCTAAATTCCTGCTAACATAACTACCCACTTTTAATGTCTAATATGGTCTTTTTCCACTTATTTGGGTTGACCCATTTGTCATGGATACTACCCATTCCGTGTACGGACTTTTCTTGCTTCAGTTATTGCCCGGTGGTTAATTAAATCCTAAATTATAGCAATCATGTTAGTGGCACGCGGGTAAAGAAAATTCGAATTTTTGTTTGCTCTCCTCACACCGTAGAACCGTGATCTGCTTTTCCCACCGCATCATTTTCCTTCTTCTCCGACCTGCGTTGTCGACGGACCCGACCCGGTAGTTAACCTCCTACAGATATGGCAGCGTTCTTTTTTCTCCTCTCTTTTCCAAACGTGCTTACTTCTCGGATTAAACTACTCTCATCACACCATCATTCTGTTTAGACACCGATCCATTGTCGAAGATACTAAGCGCCAGATTACCAAATCCCGGTTCTGGTGATCATATCTGTTTTACAAGCACACAACTTAAACACAATAATCATCTTTGACATATCCTGATATTCAAGTTTTTGCACAACCTTGAAACTGGGAAAAAGAGAAGATATAATAAATTTGGTGAGTCTTTGTCTACTTTAATGGttaaatattctttaatttgtatatatattgttatttcaaattcacgATTTCCAAGTGTTTGATTAAAGGTCTGATAGAGTTTTTTGACTTATATCTTCAAGTTTATGTTCTTTAATGTGGTGATTTTAAATGTACAGTGACATTCTAAAAAACGATGAAGGGGATTGGGTCATGGACGTGTGTTGATGCTAAGGATGCCGAAAAACAAGTCAGCATAAAAAACGATGAAGGGGATCAGGTCATTTTTCGATCCGTTATGATTAAGATCAATTCAAGTATTTGCCAAATTACATTGATTCATCGCGCCGCAATCATTCATGAGTTCAAGGTGATtcctgaatttttttatataattttttcgaCATTTCCTAGTGTGATTAATGCTACTTTGTAAATTGGATGAATATATTGGCAGTAGTGAGTTGTGATGGATTTTTTCTTGGTTGTTCATAGGTCACGGTTGTGGTGCGACAGTTGTGGATCGAATCGTGATACCCAGACTCTTGATGATGGCAGAGCGTGAGTTTTGTATCTATGTGTATTTGTGCGTGTAGTATTTGTATATTGTATGACAAGGAGTTTATTCACTATGTAGTGGCATTAGGAATTATGATGGTAGTGCGTTTATGTTATTTGGAGTTGTGCTGCATTGTTTCTTATCTGTTTGTCAGTTGACTCCCCCTCCCCCTATGTATGCTATGGTGCAATGTACACTATGAAAATATACTTCTTTTATGAGTTTCTTTATGCGTTTATAAGGTGTAAGGTgttttttcttttcgtttttctCAGATGCTGTAGTTTCTGTGGGAAACTTCTCGTTGAGGATAATTATTCGGAAGAAGTTACATTTGCTAAAGATGCCGGAGGACAGGTTTGAATGTCGTCTTTATAGCTAATGTTGTTCTACATAGGTAGCAAGAAGTCATAATCCTTGATATAGTTGATTCTGTAGCAGGGGACTGGAATCAGTACGAAGTTAAGATGAACTgtccaatttaaaatttttggggcatatattattgtttttgttgCATGTTGGCGCTTGAAATTTATTGTTGGACAGGCTTTGGACATTAATAGGATTGGTTAGGTGTACCTTATAGCAAGAAtctgcaacaaaaaaaaaagaagtagcCTTTTTGTGGGAATAAActtttttgggttttttttccCCTGCTCTATTATTTCACTTGCCTACCATTCAGAGAATACTTCATATGGTTAGAATATGTTACGCATTAGAtcatatttatttcaaaatatatatcatctgTTTTCATATTTCTCTTTCTATCTCAAGAAAATTAAGCGTGATGCATAAAAAATaggcatatataaatatagctaGTTCTTTTGATGTTCAGAGTCGAGCACAAGGAACACTGAATAGACTTGCCAGTGGTTACTCTGCTTCACGAGACAGGACATTAGACGGAGGTGAGTTATTGCTGTGCTCCCCACATCTTGTGTAATacacatataattatttaaacaattACTACAAGTACTCTCTGATTTACAAGGCCTATGGTTAAAAAATTGGAAACACTTTCCTTGGTTAACCTCGGAGAGATACATTCTCATAATAGTTATAGTACACACTACACTCGctgttaataaatatatgtatttgttataACTTAAATTAGATGATCATCTCCTTTGGATAATATAAGACTATAAGAGTCAGTGTTATTAAAAGCGCATATGCAAATGCATATGCGAGATGCGATGCGATGTGCACCTGAAGCGCTTCGCTTCGGAGAATGCATATGCGAATGcatatatcatttatatatgtatatttatttgtctTCGAAGAATCCGCGCATTTCGCATTGCGCGGTGCGCTTATGCTCTGGGGGTTTTCGCGCTTCTGTGCGCATATCGCATTTAATAACACTGATAAGAGTAATTCCTTGTGCATATGCGGTTACAACATACTACATTTAAGTGTCTAAGCTCCTTCTATCTGCAGATGTTTCCTTTTTCTGTTTTGTTAGTATCTGAAACTTCTACCCACTGAAGGAAGCTTCTTAAAATTTTCCCTTTGAATtaacaaagaaaaacaaaagatgaTGTTCCTTTCAAGAGTGTTTTGAAATCTGCTTTAATTTTGAGTCCCTACACCAAAAAATCTTTATAGTGACCAGAAAACAGAATACAGTCGTCTTTGTCCTTAACTCACTCACCTTTACAGCTTATGAGGATATGCAATGGATGCTTTCATCAGTGTTCAATGATGATGACTCTAACGTACTTCGACGAGCAAGAAACTTCTATAGAGTATGGCTATCGGATGTTAGCTTATTTATTGCTGGTAGTTGTTATCTGTCAAGTTTAACTTTTTTGGGTTGTCTACCTTTGAAGATAGCACTGGAGAGGAATTTCACAAAAGGACGTCCAAAGCATCTTGTTGAGGCAGCTTGTCTTTATGTTGCCTGTCGGTAAGGAATAATGTTTCCAAGCCAATGCTATTTGACCTGTTAACTTTAAGTTTCTGGTTTTTGAACTTCATGTGTAGGACATCAGAGCCTGATCCTAAGCCGTATCTTCTAATTGAATTTGCAGAGTTCTTGGGTagaaatgtgtatgtatatttttttgcaAGAATATATGTATCTTGTTCTGTAAATCTTGTTCGAATGCAGCCTCTCCTTTGTGGGCATCTTTTCATGTTCATATGCATATGTTTGAAAGAGAGAGTGTAAGTTGATGTTAACTAAtgtgtaaaaaaaaacattttgcaGATACGAGCTGGGTGCTGTATATTTGACGCTTGTTCAACAGTTAAGCCTTCAAGATGTTCAGTCTATTCAGAAAGCAGTTGATCCAAGTCTTTTCATTCATCGGTTTGCAAATAGTAATTTTTCTGCATTTTATCACTCTTATTGTGTTTGGAGACAAATCTATTGAATTGCTTTGGTGATACATCTGTcagttttttgataaatgatttactAAATTTTCAACATTTATGGTTGgaatttatgtttaatttagTAATATGTGTATTTTGCATCTTCCGGTTACTCCAGTAGCTAGCTTTGTCTACAGAGAGTGTGAAGTGTCTTGCCTTATGACCAAAAAGTGGAGAATAGTGGAGTACACAAACAaagatattttatatgtatcatTAGATTCTTTAAGTGTATCTACTAAAGAGAAAGTTGATGACTTTGTCAAATTAGCAATTTTGTTTTGCTTATAAGAAAGTTGGTtctaatgtgtgtgtgtgtgtgtgtgtattatatatataaattttttagacTTTTTAATTCCTGTTCAGGCATTGTATTCTCCTACATATTTGTTAgcttttagaattaaaaattaaatacttgAGAATCTCTTATAATGGCTTGcaatctttaaatttttttaccctCTGGTCGGGTAACCTATTATAGTAGCTCTTTTTGGTATAATCACCCTAGGACATTTGTCACAAGTTCCATATATAAATGATTTTGTAATCTGATTGGTAATGCGTATTGTAGGGTTGTTAGGACAGACCGATGTCAATGTTGAAACGACTGCACTTAAAATTATTGCTAGCATGAAGCGTGACTGGATGCAGGTATCTTATGTTAATTTCTACATCAGTTgataaaatttgagattttaagtGTATGGACTTCAGTTCAATCTTTTGgttgagttcaataacatactTTCAGACGGGAAGAAAACCGAGTGGGCTATGTGGCGCAGCATTATACATATCAGCAATTTCACATGGCTATAGTTATACTAAATCACACATTGTAAGCATAAATCGTTCCTTCATTTGATGTCCTTGAATGTCAGTCATTATGTTTTTGTAATCGTGTATTTTTTAGTTATCTCCAGCATCTTCTTCCGTTAAATATCTACATCTAAGTTTAGCGTTTCTCTCTTAGTCCACTAGAgtgtttttcattttaaatgTTGGTTTTCCCAGGTAAAAGTTGTTCACATCTGTGAAGCAACATTGACGAAGCGATTAATCGAGTTTGAAAATACAGAATCAGGAAGCCTGACGGTATGTTTGTTGTACCTCACTATTGTATATGTATCATGGgaaatttttgattgttttgtaatatatatcttTAGACACGAGTAATATGTGTTCGGATTCTAGTTAACAAGAATAAACAAACATAAACACTAACTAGATCATAAGAAGACCTCTTATTCTGATTTTGGGGATCAATCATCTAATTGAATTTGACAGGCAGACAGACTTTAGAGAGCATAAAAACATAATCAACATGGTTACAAGTACAACCTAGTATTCATTAGCAATTCACTCAACTATCTCTGATTAAAGTTGAATAAGGCTTCTAGTAACTAATACTTGTCGACTTTGCCCACCTTTCATTAAGTAAATAATTCTCTATTTAGGCCCTGGCATAATCAACTAGGTCCAATACTGATCCTGATCTATGCTCTCATGGACCTACTGTAATTCGGAACTCCCGTTACAGATATCGTTTTGGGAAGAATGGAACTTCAGTGTTTCCAGAAGACCCTAGAGTCCTATCCAGCCTTGATCCTCTAACTGCAGTGTGAACGAAGTTGTGATTGAAAACTGTTGAAGTTTCTCATTAGCAGCTTTTCTTGAAACACCAACAAATTATGTTGAACCTCAATTACTTTCTCTACAGATGCAGGCACCGTTGATTTCGGCTTATCTTCATCTGCATCTGCTGATTTGTAATAGTTACTTACTGATGAAACTAAGGTTGTCGTCTTGGACCAACATATTCGATATCTGCATATTCCATTCCTTGTTTTGGAAACCGaagaaaaaaagttgaaaatctgTATTATGGTTGTCCTGTGGGTCGACTAGTCGATTAAGCGATGAAggttttattattagattaatacATTGGTGTTTTTTCACTTTCTTTTGTGAGAGGAGTATTATTGAACCCTAATCAGCCCCAGCCCCCACCCCCCATCAAGTCAGAGAGTAAACGATTAAAGAAAAGAGTAAATACCAAGAATAATCGCGAGATCTAACTGATTATTATCTTTTAGGATCAGCATTTTATGAAATGCCTGCTGTAGCCAAATTAGGAGGTAGCATTAGTTGCAAACGTACACAATTTTAGAACAACTGAAATATTAGATGCAATAGAAGGTTCTTAAAATGATAAGCAGAGGACAGTTGTTTGTGATCAGGATGCGCAACGAACCTAATATATACCCGTTTCGTGTATCCGTTTTCATACCCCGTTTTATGTAACACTGATTTGGACCTTAAGCTCTAGGGGAGTGATGATTTTTTAATAAGCTTTGCTATTCCCTTTCTTGTAATGGTTTTGTGGTGGGACTGCCGTCACTTCTCCTTAATAGTATATCTGATGACATCAATATTTTGGAGCAGTAGTAGTTCTGTGTCTGTCTGTTCCActcttcaaaagaaaaaaacagaATGATTGTATATGACCAAAGTGTAATTCTTCGTTTACCTCTCTTATATATTTGCTTTGTGCACAGATTGATGAGTTCACCCAAAAAGCAGAAAAACATGAAGCGGAGCTTAGGTCACTGGGCCAAACCACCACTGGCATCAAATCCTCCGATAAGAGTGAAGTTCTTTGTAAGCACAAGGGTGAACTGACTTTTGCTCATGGACTCTGTCGAGAATGTTATGCAGAAGTAACTCCTTACTTTTGATTTCAGTTGAGAAGAATTTGGTTTTGAACTTTCTTGTTCATGCTCTGCTGATTGTTACAGTTCATGAATTTTTCTGGAGGATTGGATGGAGAATCAGAACCTCCAGCTTTTCAGCGCGCACAACATGAAAGAATGGAGAAAGAGTATGCTGAGAAAAACGCTGTTGACTCGAGTTGTGATCACATGGCTATCCAGGGGCAGAACAGTAACTATGTAAAAGTACCTACCACAATTCTCTCTCTATTCAAGTGATACTTTAATAACACCGGGAAATGAcgctattttaaaatatatatatatatttatcattttcgAAGTGATCTATGTACATGTGCATTTCTTGAATTGCACTTTCATGCCAAGTCTGGTGGGCCATCGAGCACACAATTGCACTGTCATGCTAAGTCTGGCGGCATGTACGCACAGtcgcacacacacatacatgtttatgtgctcATTATTGAAGCATATATCACATGGAAgttgaagatacaagtaatgaTGTATATAGATCAGTGAAGTTGTGTATAAGCTACGTTTCTCGCACTCAAGTATGGAGTGCCAGATATTATATGAATCAGAGTCCTTACTTGATATCCTTGTGTTGGACACGGGTAATAAAGCATTGGGGGCTTAAGTTTGCACTATTGATAAATGTTTAAAGTATGTTGGTATGAACTATGAAGTTTACGCTGGGGTTTGTGTTATCTCCTAAAATATGGTTGTGGACTCCCTTTTACCTGATTGGCATCTAGTGTTTTCTTCTGCCAATGTGCACTAGAAAAGATATATtcacttactccctccgtcccactcatttctatacagttatTTTGCATGTTTGGCACGCATTCTAAGGTttctgtaaagtatagttctataacttataattaaattatttttttcctgaatattttaatattaaatttttattcaaaagaaaaaaaaaaataatttatgaaactatatttaatAAGAGCCTTAAAGTGTGTGCCGAGCCCTGTGTCCCAGATGTATACAATTCAGTGGAACTGAGTGAGTATGACTTATCTTTGAGTTCCATTCCTCATCCAGTCTAGCTCCACAAGAGTAAATTTATAGTTTTCTACAGGTTATTGTGTTGTTTACATAATGTAAAATGATGTGGGAACCCTTCTATGTCAATCAGGAAAATCTCTTGTTCTTGTTCAAGTTCAGTTTTAATTCACATGCTTGTATCTGATCTGTTTGGTTTTAAAAAAGGTTTTGATGTtcttaataatgataattatacGACTATTATAGACAAAAAAAGTTTCATGAAGACCTTCAATTGAGTAATCATGTATTTCATTATGTATTAATGTTCAGAGAACTTAATttcttttgtaattatttttcgTTGATTTTTTCCCCCATTTTTATCTAGTATGATAAAAGATCAGAGATCCCAGGGGAAAGTAGAGATGAAAATCTGCACTCTTCAGAGCATGTTAATGCTGGTAACCTTATCCTTGATCGCCATCAAATATTACGACAATAGCTGCAGTTActttgtgttattttatttccaGAGACAAGGATGTGTGCATAAGATGTTTCCTAAATTTTCTGAATTTTAGGGGGTGCTACCAAGGAAGTGCCCATTGATGATGCTAGTTATAGCAAATTACAGGGTGCTGATTATATTAGTGCTGAATCACCTGCATCAGAAACCCTGTCTGATATTGAAGATCTTGAGGTTTGTAATTTAGTCACTTTACCTGTGATCTTCCGTTATTGTAGCTTATTCCCTTAGCGCAATGTAATTTGCATGTGAGGTTTGCTGTAACGAGTGCATTTATGTCAAATTGGAGACCATGCATCTAAAAGTTGAAGGAAGATGCAAACGATTCACATTAGATTTCtaagaat is a window from the Daucus carota subsp. sativus chromosome 8, DH1 v3.0, whole genome shotgun sequence genome containing:
- the LOC135148223 gene encoding uncharacterized protein LOC135148223 isoform X3 translates to MSSRSRLWCDSCGSNRDTQTLDDGRACCSFCGKLLVEDNYSEEVTFAKDAGGQSRAQGTLNRLASGYSASRDRTLDGAYEDMQWMLSSVFNDDDSNVLRRARNFYRHWRGISQKDVQSILLRQLVFMLPVEFLGRNVYELGAVYLTLVQQLSLQDVQSIQKAVDPSLFIHRFANRLLGQTDVNVETTALKIIASMKRDWMQTGRKPSGLCGAALYISAISHGYSYTKSHIVKVVHICEATLTKRLIEFENTESGSLTIDEFTQKAEKHEAELRSLGQTTTGIKSSDKSEVLCKHKGELTFAHGLCRECYAEFMNFSGGLDGESEPPAFQRAQHERMEKEYAEKNAVDSSCDHMAIQGQNSNYVKYDKRSEIPGESRDENLHSSEHVNAGGATKEVPIDDASYSKLQGADYISAESPASETLSDIEDLEVDNYIHTAEEMQYKKIIWEELNREYVEEQLAKEAAAAAAKEACEAHMRNCPEDMEDARKLAAEVAAAMEQSKKERRQKRAAEAKNAAPPRTAAEATRQMLAKKKLDSKINYDVLDELLMTRFLQITRKAV
- the LOC135148223 gene encoding uncharacterized protein LOC135148223 isoform X1, which gives rise to MSSRSRLWCDSCGSNRDTQTLDDGRACCSFCGKLLVEDNYSEEVTFAKDAGGQSRAQGTLNRLASGYSASRDRTLDGAYEDMQWMLSSVFNDDDSNVLRRARNFYRIALERNFTKGRPKHLVEAACLYVACRTSEPDPKPYLLIEFAEFLGRNVYELGAVYLTLVQQLSLQDVQSIQKAVDPSLFIHRFANRLLGQTDVNVETTALKIIASMKRDWMQTGRKPSGLCGAALYISAISHGYSYTKSHIVKVVHICEATLTKRLIEFENTESGSLTIDEFTQKAEKHEAELRSLGQTTTGIKSSDKSEVLCKHKGELTFAHGLCRECYAEFMNFSGGLDGESEPPAFQRAQHERMEKEYAEKNAVDSSCDHMAIQGQNSNYVKYDKRSEIPGESRDENLHSSEHVNAGGATKEVPIDDASYSKLQGADYISAESPASETLSDIEDLEVDNYIHTAEEMQYKKIIWEELNREYVEEQLAKEAAAAAAKEACEAHMRNCPEDMEDARKLAAEVAAAMEQSKKERRQKRAAEAKNAAPPRTAAEATRQMLAKKKLDSKINYDVLDELLMTRFLQITRKAV
- the LOC135148223 gene encoding uncharacterized protein LOC135148223 isoform X2; this encodes MSSRSRLWCDSCGSNRDTQTLDDGRACCSFCGKLLVEDNYSEEVTFAKDAGGQSRAQGTLNRLASGYSASRDRTLDGAYEDMQWMLSSVFNDDDSNVLRRARNFYRIALERNFTKGRPKHLVEAACLYVACRTSEPDPKPYLLIEFAEFLGRNVYELGAVYLTLVQQLSLQDVQSIQKAVDPSLFIHRFANRLLGQTDVNVETTALKIIASMKRDWMQTGRKPSGLCGAALYISAISHGYSYTKSHIVKVVHICEATLTKRLIEFENTESGSLTIDEFTQKAEKHEAELRSLGQTTTGIKSSDKSEVLCKHKGELTFAHGLCRECYAEFMNFSGGLDGESEPPAFQRAQHERMEKEYAEKNAVDSSCDHMAIQGQNSNYYDKRSEIPGESRDENLHSSEHVNAGGATKEVPIDDASYSKLQGADYISAESPASETLSDIEDLEVDNYIHTAEEMQYKKIIWEELNREYVEEQLAKEAAAAAAKEACEAHMRNCPEDMEDARKLAAEVAAAMEQSKKERRQKRAAEAKNAAPPRTAAEATRQMLAKKKLDSKINYDVLDELLMTRFLQITRKAV
- the LOC135148223 gene encoding uncharacterized protein LOC135148223 isoform X4 produces the protein MSSRSRLWCDSCGSNRDTQTLDDGRACCSFCGKLLVEDNYSEEVTFAKDAGGQSRAQGTLNRLASGYSASRDRTLDGAYEDMQWMLSSVFNDDDSNVLRRARNFYRIALERNFTKGRPKHLVEAACLYVACRTSEPDPKPYLLIEFAEFLGRNVYELGAVYLTLVQQLSLQDVQSIQKAVDPSLFIHRFANRLLGQTDVNVETTALKIIASMKRDWMQTGRKPSGLCGAALYISAISHGYSYTKSHIVKVVHICEATLTKRLIEFENTESGSLTIDEFTQKAEKHEAELRSLGQTTTGIKSSDKSEVLCKHKGELTFAHGLCRECYAEFMNFSGGLDGESEPPAFQRAQHERMEKEYAEKNAVDSSCDHMAIQGQNSNYVKYDKRSEIPGESRDENLHSSEHVNAGGATKEVPIDDASYSKLQGADYISAESPASETLSDIEDLEITTFTLQRRCSTRRSSGKN